The Pricia mediterranea genome includes a window with the following:
- a CDS encoding DNA alkylation repair protein — protein sequence MTAQEFIATLKIISQEYPKGIPKREIFSLAKEFQYIPVEEVVKLIRNKNSDYRLGAISILDWKARNKKTTTEEKYKIYTGYIENHEYIDDWGMVDRAAPYVVGGYLYDKNRKPLYELAESTNPMERRTSIVSTYYFIRKNEIEDTFKIAELLVNDTEHFVQTAVGSWVREAGKRDEKRLKAFLKDHAATMPRVTLRLAIEKFDPETRKYYLGLSKQK from the coding sequence ATGACTGCTCAAGAATTTATTGCTACTCTAAAAATAATTAGCCAAGAATATCCAAAAGGAATTCCTAAAAGGGAGATTTTTTCTCTAGCCAAAGAATTTCAATACATTCCAGTTGAAGAGGTTGTGAAACTGATTAGAAACAAAAATTCCGATTACCGACTTGGAGCAATTTCAATTTTAGATTGGAAGGCTCGAAATAAAAAGACTACAACAGAAGAGAAGTACAAAATTTACACAGGCTACATTGAAAATCATGAATATATTGATGATTGGGGAATGGTAGACAGAGCAGCGCCTTATGTAGTTGGTGGTTATCTGTACGATAAGAACCGAAAGCCATTATATGAATTAGCGGAATCCACTAATCCAATGGAACGAAGAACTTCTATTGTAAGTACTTATTACTTCATTAGGAAAAATGAAATAGAGGACACATTCAAGATTGCGGAATTGTTAGTTAATGACACCGAACATTTCGTGCAAACGGCTGTAGGTAGTTGGGTTAGAGAAGCAGGAAAAAGAGATGAAAAGAGATTGAAAGCCTTTTTGAAAGACCATGCCGCAACTATGCCGAGAGTCACTTTAAGACTCGCAATTGAAAAGTTTGACCCTGAAACACGAAAATACTATTTGGGTTTAAGCAAACAGAAATAA
- a CDS encoding YdeI/OmpD-associated family protein, giving the protein MNPKVDWFFDKDTKWQKEYKTLRTLVLDCGLTEELKWGVPCYTFQENNIVLIHGFKDYCALLFHKGVLLADPEKLLIQQTENVQSARQMRFTDVKGINKLELIIKAYIFEAIEVEKAGVEVKMKKTFEFEMPEELNQAFENNSELKTAFYELTPGRQRGYLLFFSQAKQSKTRASRIEKSMPKIFAGKGLND; this is encoded by the coding sequence ATGAATCCGAAAGTAGATTGGTTTTTCGATAAGGACACAAAGTGGCAAAAGGAATATAAAACCCTTCGAACTCTTGTTTTAGACTGTGGATTAACTGAAGAGTTAAAGTGGGGAGTGCCATGTTACACATTCCAAGAAAATAATATTGTACTCATTCATGGTTTTAAAGACTATTGTGCTCTACTTTTTCATAAAGGAGTCTTGCTAGCCGATCCCGAAAAATTGCTCATACAACAAACCGAAAATGTTCAATCAGCTCGACAAATGCGATTTACTGATGTCAAAGGAATTAACAAACTAGAGTTAATTATCAAAGCATACATTTTTGAAGCTATTGAAGTAGAAAAAGCTGGAGTGGAAGTAAAAATGAAAAAGACTTTCGAATTTGAAATGCCAGAAGAACTTAATCAAGCTTTTGAAAATAATTCTGAGCTAAAAACTGCCTTTTATGAATTGACACCTGGCAGACAAAGAGGTTATTTGCTTTTTTTCTCACAAGCCAAACAATCAAAAACACGTGCATCAAGAATTGAAAAATCAATGCCGAAAATATTTGCGGGAAAAGGATTGAATGATTGA
- a CDS encoding helix-turn-helix domain-containing protein, giving the protein MDTKSWKDIKDTVYGNKGTERRDGLERDFESFKIGLLLRKAREGKNLTQEQLGDLVDKKRTYISRVENNGSNLTLKTLYDIVEKGLGGKVKISIEV; this is encoded by the coding sequence ATGGACACCAAAAGCTGGAAGGACATCAAGGACACCGTTTACGGAAATAAGGGAACCGAACGCAGGGACGGACTGGAACGGGATTTCGAGTCCTTCAAGATCGGACTGCTTCTGCGAAAGGCACGCGAAGGAAAAAACCTTACACAGGAGCAATTGGGAGATCTGGTGGACAAAAAGCGGACCTACATCTCGCGGGTCGAGAACAACGGGAGCAATCTGACCTTAAAAACATTGTACGATATCGTCGAGAAAGGACTGGGCGGAAAGGTGAAGATCTCGATCGAGGTGTAA
- a CDS encoding type II toxin-antitoxin system RelE/ParE family toxin produces MEKVREVIQYKNYFEEFLLKQPKKVQDKIFKVIEIIETYERVPSTYLKAIVGTKGLYEARIKLGSNIWRVFCFFDKGKLVILLNGFTKKTQKTPKKEIDKAVGLMNSYYEDKKK; encoded by the coding sequence ATGGAAAAAGTCAGGGAGGTAATCCAATACAAGAATTATTTCGAGGAATTCTTGCTCAAGCAACCGAAGAAGGTCCAGGACAAAATATTCAAGGTCATCGAAATAATAGAAACTTACGAAAGAGTTCCCTCGACCTATCTAAAAGCAATTGTCGGGACCAAAGGACTTTACGAGGCGCGAATCAAATTGGGCTCCAACATTTGGCGTGTGTTCTGCTTTTTCGACAAGGGAAAACTGGTTATCCTGCTGAACGGATTTACCAAGAAAACGCAGAAAACACCGAAAAAAGAAATCGACAAGGCGGTCGGACTAATGAACTCATACTATGAAGACAAAAAAAAATAA
- a CDS encoding VOC family protein encodes MKPKNPAVWFEIYVDDLKRAQDFYEEVLNLKLNELPTPKDVQGEMKMMAFPMDMNGEGASGTLVKMKGFDAGNNSTIVYFQSEDCAIEERKISSAGGKVFKSKQSLGEYGFMILAIDTEGNMFGVHSQK; translated from the coding sequence ATGAAACCTAAAAATCCAGCTGTTTGGTTCGAAATATATGTAGATGACCTAAAAAGAGCGCAAGACTTTTATGAAGAAGTCCTTAACTTAAAGTTAAATGAATTACCAACACCAAAAGATGTTCAAGGTGAAATGAAAATGATGGCCTTCCCAATGGATATGAATGGAGAGGGAGCAAGTGGTACATTGGTAAAAATGAAAGGTTTTGATGCAGGTAATAATTCTACCATAGTATATTTTCAAAGTGAAGATTGTGCAATTGAAGAAAGGAAAATTAGTAGTGCCGGTGGTAAAGTATTTAAATCAAAACAATCTTTAGGAGAATATGGGTTTATGATTTTAGCTATTGATACTGAGGGAAATATGTTTGGCGTGCATTCTCAAAAATAA